DNA sequence from the Vicia villosa cultivar HV-30 ecotype Madison, WI linkage group LG3, Vvil1.0, whole genome shotgun sequence genome:
TTTCGCTTCAATGCGGCATTCAGCTCCCGATCTTTTCACTGAATTGTCGAAAAGGGCTTCTAAAATAATTCATACCTTCAAAGGGAAAGAACTCTCACAGCTTTTATGGGCTTTTGCATCACTATATGAGCCACCTGACACTGTATTTGATTCGTTAGACAAACTCTTCGAAGATCATAGCCAATCAAGTGGTTTCAAAGGtgaaaaattatccaataatCATGAACAAATCAGTGTTGAATCTGTTGATCGAAATGAGGCCTCAAATTTACCTACTTTAAATAGGGGCCAGCTTGGGTCTATAGCTTGGTTCTATGCTGTCTTTGGACAAATGGATAGGAGTTTCTTCTCTTACAAACAAATCATGTCTATCATCAAGATTTGAGTATACATTCAAGCTAGAGCACCATGACTTCATACATCCATATGTTCACCGAGTTAATTCTGAACTTCACCACATTCAAGGGGCCTGCATAGATCCATGtaaatcaaatgaaaataaaagataattATGCGTAAGTTGCAGAGTTGGATTGATACTATTTTCCAAATAAATAGTGAAAAATTTGTTACACTTACTCTCCGATTTTCAGTTTCTCTTGGAAATAACCATGAAATCTGTCCATTGGAAATGCTATTAAAACTGTTGACAGCAGACCCAAAAGCATTTTTCCAAGTGTAAGATCATGAACTGCAATGCCATTATGTGCTCGGAGTAGCTTCTTCAACGGTGCTCTTGTCCGCTTCTTTTCCAACAGCAGAACCTCCCTCCTTATCACCACGCTCTTCTTTTTCAGGCTTCGACACTTCTTGCCCTATACAATTTGCAAGCAATATGAGCATAAAATTCTAGAGGATTACAATTTGAGGTGCTAAACAACAGGAGAAATATCAAATTCTTAATTTTGGatatatagtttaattttgaTGCGTTATCACCGTAAAATCTTGTACTGTTACTTAATCATGCATTGCTGCATCACACAGTTTGTACATCATACTTACCTTCATCATCATTGTCATCAAAATCAACACCCACTGCATCGTCGCCACCCATCCCGCCAAATTGCTGCAGCACAAAAAACAATTAGGATAAAACAACATTAATAAGAGAGGGTTAAAACTGAGAACAACATGAACGTGATACATACTGAGAAATCCATCCCTCCCAAGTCTAGGTCATCGGGGACCTAATAAAGAAACTGACAAACAGTATCACAGTGCCAAAATCTGCAGCAGAACAAAGAAAACCAAATCAGAACCGCAGCTTGCATCGTATCAATCCCGGTCCACACAAACATCAGACCTGAGAATACAATACAAATAACATGCTTTAGATTCTATATAACTCATTTTAACAAATTTAGTCTTGAAGATATTTAATATTGTACTTGTGTCTGCGCACTTAGAGGGCGGAGGACAGTTGCAAGGTTTGACAATTTTAGGGGCTAAGTTGTTAGAAAATAGAAGCGTCTTTGTAAACCAATTCGCTACGCTCTTTGTCAAAGATAAGTACACTTGGATTAATTTTGTTCATGGATCGAATAAAAGATATAATtctatatctccattgtttaaaCAAAGATTTTCACTTTAGACGTATTACTTCATCATAGAACGATATTTTGGCCACTGTGAGGCTATTAATGGTGTTCAGGGGTAGCTATATAATGACTttttaaactatatttttttgTTACATAACTGATAACACATACTTCAAGGAAGAGGATTTTGTTGAATTCATTGATGAAGTTAACTTGTTTTGTTGACAGTTTTTAAAACATACAAATCTCAAGCAAATCATTTCTTAAGCTGGAGGCTTTGTATTGCTGACGAGGTTCAAGCTGGGCTTGCTCGCATCGGTAGCCATTTCTGGGGATTTGAAGCCCATGGTGTTCAACCTGATATAGTAACAATGGCAAAGGTAATGCATCTCTCCTTGTCAAAGTAGAATGATACAACCTTCACTTAATTTTGCAAACAGAACAACCTAACTGTCTGCGGCAACGAATATATAATATTTTCCTTGGGTCATGGAAGTGATgccactactagaaatacacgtatttcctgcggaattacctgcggatatttgctaaatttccgcaggaaacgtgttccctgcggattttcctgcggtttaATGttcccagctaaaaccttcgtgggtaatatttttcGCAGGTAATTCCACAGGTatttccgcagctaaatccgcaggaaaaagttcgcagaaaaatccgcaggtaaatccgcagctaattccgcaggtaaatctgcaggaaaTGTATatctgcaggtaaatccgcaggaaatttctttctcaagtttcataattttttattttaataaacttttaaaccattatatatatatatatatatatatatatatatatatatatatatatatatatatatttatatatctataatataaaataaaattataattttcaatttaaattaaacttgAATTCATAGAACATAGATCATAATTGATAAGAAGTACTTACATAGTCATTACTAAAAATGATTCAAAAAATGAAGTTATTACTAATCATTTGTCAACCAAGTTAAAAAGATAATACAATCCAAaaactaagtcaaaatgaaaaaaagtacaaatcaaaattcattactaaGGTCTTCTTCATTTGTTTCATCGACGCCATCTTCATTTAAGTGATCACTTTCATTAGTGGGTTGTGGTGGATGAGAAGAAAACCCAATAAATCCTAAATGgttcattaaaaatgaaattttattattCGCTTCGGCCATCTTTTCTTCTTTTCGATGCAATTGTTGCCTCATCACCATCTTCTCTTGTTCTTGTCTTTGCAACGATGCATTTAAAGCATGGACTTGACTTCTCAAGACATCAACCTCTTGAGAGTCACTTGAAAGACTTGAGTGTTTCTTTGATACAAAAACCAAAGTCTTAGATGCGGTTCCAAGACCAAATACCCTATTCCCTTTCTTCTTTCCAACCGACTCTGCCCATATATCCAAATCAGGTGGCATTTCATTAGTTGGTTGACTATCAGCTTCGTCCTCTCCTGGAATAGTTGGATTCTGGGAAGAAATCTCCAACTTTTTCTGTTCAAATTTATcctaaaagaaaattgaaaaaatagtaaggaattaaattcaataaaagtgatattttccaaaagacaagTGTGCAGATTtgaaattcaatcaaattaaCACTTCCCGAAATACTTACATATGTAGATTCAACATGAACTCCAACCCAACTTTGATCCTTTTTCCGATGTGTGCGAAAATAGAACTCGGTCAATGATGGATCTGCACCCTTTTCCTTTCTCTACAAATTACAAAAGAAATAGAACTCAATAATTTTATCTATCAAAGTATATGATATTGGTTCAGTGAGACTTAACATGTGAAATTACACTCATATTCTCCAGTGTCTATTAACAAGTCAGTATATTTTTTGTACCGAAATATAATGAAAAACATATAATACATATCATTCTTTTCCAATGCAAACGATGAGGAATAGACCCTCCAGTGTGAAGAGATGCGCCATCCATAGAAGACCGGTTTCTTTTATTCGTTTCAGATGCTTTTTTAAACTTTAACGAATTCCAATGTACCAATAATCTATATGATGTTTTAGTATGCTTGTTGTTTAAAGATTATTGAATAATTTAAAATCATACTGATTCTCATTCCTTTTGATAGTTTTAAATTTTAGTCATCATGGTTTTATTTGAAGTCTAACTGATGAGAAAATATTATAGATCTGTAAGTTACTTTCTTTTGTATCTCCTTATCAGGAAACAACATGTATTGATTTAGAATCTCAAACCAAAACATAACTTTTTCTAACCTCTTTTCAAGTGCCTTACAAATGACCACATACACATCTGTGTATGTCTGCTAAATTAATTTGTAGAGAAAACTTAGAGTTTAAAAATTAGAAAATCTATTCAGAAAATGCCAGGGTATGTAACCATCAGAATTAATTGTTGAAGTAAATTTTTGACATTTTAAGCCTCTAAAAAATTAGTAGGTTTTCTTATCTGTGCATATAGCACTTTAGTTTTCAAATTTGAAACAAATTTGTAATGTGTGACATTACTTTAACTCTGCCAAGTCTTAAATAAGACCTCTTTACAGTGTAATGTGATCTCTTGTGAACAAAACAATATTTACAGCTCATATATAGTGTGCTACTATTAGTGTATGACTAATAATTTTCTCCTATTTCTTGGTGTCATATATCAACATTAAACTTTGTTGTCAATATTAAAAGAACATGTGTCATGTATGAAAATACTAACTCAGCACATTTATTTCTTAACGTTAGTTTTTTTACTAGTATAATTATATAAAGGAAAGAGACAAAAAGAAACAGACAACTTACTGTTGAGTAGAAGAAGACAGATCTTAGAAGAAGATTATTGAAACACCCATCATGAAACAACCCATAGCTACCCACGGACTTAAACGCTCACCTGTGTAAGTAACAGGGTCAATATAATATTTCCAACAAGTTCCACACCTCATGAAATATATTTTGTTTCTCACAACAAATCCCGACATGCAGCACTTAGGTGAGGCAATGAAATTCAAGAACTACAAGGCAGAGCTAGAAAACTAATAACTGATGTCACAAACAACCTTATGGATACCTTGGgcttttcttttactttctcttttgacTTTAAGTATTCCTCTTTGGTAATGCGTACTCCTGCAAAATTAAATAGAGGATATATAGTGAATATCCTTTGCAAGAAAGAGTTTATTTTGGTGAAATGTTAACCATTATATGTACTACTCTCATATCTTGCTATGAGATGTTCTATTGATTATATTAATTGGTAAACTTAATTTGATTGCCTCGACCAAATTAGTTAAAATTCAAATCTGTCAGATATTTGTTTAGTTTAAGATCCACAGAAATTTATTCTGAAAGAGTATTAATGTAAGTAAATCATTGAATTGAAAAACACAAGATACAACAATCCCATCAGTAATCAAGTCAAGGAAGAAACCATTGGATCCCAGAAAATGTACCTTTTCTAAAAGTTGAATCATACTTTACTGTTCCATGTGACCTTGTTTGAACCATTAATATTGGACTCACCCACCAAGTGTGTACATCAGATTCCATGCCTAAGACTAACTAATCATTTCACTTTACTATATACTTTATCTTTGACCTTTCCAATATCTATATGCATATATGAACTCTTTAACATGCATGACATTGAAAACCAGAAAAACCAACACACACAGATGACAACATTAACCTCATCATCATTCATGAAACACACATTTCACTTTCTTCTGTCTTTCTTAGTTCTCTTGGCCATGTCGACCACCTCAGTGACACCCATCACTCCCTCAACCAGCAACCTTCCCATAAGAAAAGCTGGTTGATTTAGGGATATAAACTTATCCATCACTGTCTAATGACCAACATTGTATCTATTTTTTTATAACCTAAGTATAACACAATCATCAATAAGCttagaaatttaaaatttgaaagaatctagaatcaattaatcaattaattacatAAAAGTGAATATATTTCAATATCTAAATGAGTCAAAGTGAAACAATGGCAATGtctttaaaacaaaatataacaagTGTATAGACACATATGAGAACTATACCTTTGAATTCCTCCGAAGCTAATATCATTAACATTTGGTGCTTGACATTTTCATTTACGAATGAAGCACTCTTGATTGACATTGTGTCCAGTACCTTTGAATTCCTCAAAATATATTCAGCAAATTGAAGACcacattttgtgtatgtaaattgtTTAATCAAACATGTTCTAAGCTGTGTTGAAAGACATTCCGGAGTAGATGTTTGTTCCCTCCAATTATACACAATTTCGTCTCCATTCCCATTGTCCTGTTGTGATTCACCAAAGTTAGATATCAACATTAATTTCTTTTATCatagaaaaacataataaatgaAGAAACCTATGAAGCATCGACACTGACACGGCAACATAAACTTAATAGCGTAATCTCAAGTGTCAGTAAAGATGTCCGTGCTAAGTAGAAAGAAATAATCTCTAATGACACCAACAATGTTCTTACTAGTTCTCCACTCAGAACCTGGCCGTTTGGCCAATGAATCAGATTCCTAGTGTCAGGATTAAGTATATTGAGCCGTTAACATCAACTAAATCAAATTCCTCTCACCGCTAACTTAGCCACAAAAGCTGAAACAAgagaaatgtaacaccccatattttctaattttaatttaatcggaaattaaattattatttggaattattcggtattttggtggaattatttagaaagaattatgagatgagctattgggccaagtgtggtgttagtaaagagggggtgttatgttagtaaaggccctattctaattaaaaggttattttataaaataataaggcatggagaataagagaaaggaatgtgaaaagagtttggaacacgaagaacgtgaaagaggagcaatggagggagagaccaatcaagaactcttggctaaggtaaggggggactcttccggttaatttctattatgtgattatgggtaaggagatggattaacgtatgattcgattcgatttggtatattgggatttgatattgttaggtatgttatgatttgggataattgatgaatttgtatagattgttggttattgatgtgttgttttgatgtataatgatgtgtgatgagaaattcgatgattatatgcttgtatgcgacgtatggaatcgtttttgggtgaaaaggatgtgaaatcgcagagtctgaatgcagacccgtaattctgcaaaatcgcc
Encoded proteins:
- the LOC131659406 gene encoding uncharacterized protein LOC131659406, which encodes MYHVHVVLSFNPLLLMLFYPNCFLCCSNLAGWVATMQWVLILMTMMMKGKKCRSLKKKSVVIRREVLLLEKKRTRAPLKKLLRAHNGIAVHDLTLGKMLLGLLSTVLIAFPMDRFHGYFQEKLKIGEPLECGEVQN
- the LOC131659407 gene encoding uncharacterized protein LOC131659407: MGCYISLVSAFVAKLAESDSLAKRPGSEWRTSKNIDNGNGDEIVYNWREQTSTPECLSTQLRTCLIKQFTYTKCGLQFAEYILRNSKVLDTMSIKSASFVNENVKHQMLMILASEEFKAFKSVGSYGLFHDGCFNNLLLRSVFFYSTRKEKGADPSLTEFYFRTHRKKDQSWVGVHVESTYDKFEQKKLEISSQNPTIPGEDEADSQPTNEMPPDLDIWAESVGKKKGNRVFGLGTASKTLVFVSKKHSSLSSDSQEVDVLRSQVHALNASLQRQEQEKMVMRQQLHRKEEKMAEANNKISFLMNHLGFIGFSSHPPQPTNESDHLNEDGVDETNEEDLSNEF